The proteins below come from a single Papaver somniferum cultivar HN1 chromosome 11, ASM357369v1, whole genome shotgun sequence genomic window:
- the LOC113325237 gene encoding RNA-binding protein 25-like, with the protein MEVIEENSQENENLEDQRERKHIVDLATNRYEHPRELLRQVHINFEREEEEPRQGQMILHGREILRDKYERERETSRARDRQRRREELEERELQSGLRQVDYDDRGKRRERHHMNDTEQGRVTPQKREISRHRYDRSDLLYTQIFRIKDTITISELREFQEEYITLEEKERDMESYPVPICDLKGGNTSLLLRLTNVVASTSQGN; encoded by the exons ATGGAAGTCATTGAAGAAAACTcacaagaaaatgaaaatttggaAGATCAAAGGGAAAGGAAACATATAGTTGACTTGGCAACTAATCGGTACGAACATCCACGTGAACTTCTTCGACAAGTACATATTAATTTTGAAAGGGAAGAAGAGGAGCCAAGGCAAGGACAGATGATATTACATGGCAGAGAAATATTAAGAGACAAATATGAGCGCGAACGAGAGACTTCCCGTGCGAGAGATAGACagagaagaagggaagaattaGAAGAGAGAGAATTACAAAGCGGATTACGTCAAGTTGATTATGATGATCGAGGTAAGAGACGCGAGCGTCATCACATGAATGATACAGAACAAGGTCGAGTTACACCACAAAAAAGAGAGATATCAAGACATCGATATGATCGCTCAG ATCTATTATATACCCAAATCTTCAGAATAAAGGATACAATAACAATATCGGAgctgcgcgaatttcaagaagaatacataacACTTGAGGAAAAGGAAAGAGATATGGAGTCTTACCCAGTCCCAATATGTGATTTGAAAGGTGGAAATACAAGTTTACTTCTGAGGCTGACAAAtgttgttgcgagtacatcgcaggGAAATTAG